The following nucleotide sequence is from Deltaproteobacteria bacterium.
AATCGGCCCGAGGCGAACCCGTACATCAGGCGCAATCTCATGGATGGCCACCAGTTCACCTTTTGCACCAATGTAGGACTGCCCATCCTTTGATATTGGGTATGCGATTAAGTCCATTGAGTTGGTGTAGCCCAAGGTTACTCCCCAGGCGACGTGCGAATTAAAACCCGCGGGTATAATCGGAACACCGGGTACCGCATATCCGTAAACGTCAACAGATTGGTCCTCAAGCTGCAAGTGAATTTCATGCCAAGTCGCCGGATTGCGCATCGCCAAATGGGTATCATTGGCCACAATTGTATGCCCAGACTCTGTCCGTCGGCCGGTAATCGCCCAAACGTTGGAGCCACCTGAGGTGGAAGGATCATCTGAGGCCTCTAAGTCTGGACCACGCTGCTCTTGGGTGGCGGGCTTAGCACTTACATCGTCGGCATGGATAATCGTTGTCTCAAATCGGGACAAATCTTTTGAAATAGAAAACAGTTGTTCAAAGCGCTCTTCACCAAGTTTGTCTCTCGCGTAAGCGGCGTGAGCGTCTGTTACAAAAGTTCGCGTGGTCATATCTAAGCCTTGTAAGAAAGTCAGTAAGATACTGGCTTCAGCAGACCAAGGAAGCGGAGTTACCTTAAACTCCTGAAACTGATGTGGTAAATCGGTAAGCATTTCTTCTCGAGCCCGGTTCACACCCGCTGCATAATGTTCAAGTAGTTGATGCTCTTCTGTACCAACAATACTCTTGGCAACGGACTTTGCCTTTGCGGCTAACCCCATCAAGCGAACAAAGAAATCGGTCTTGAGCGTTTTCTCGCCATAACTCTCAGCCGACATCCCCAGCGCTAACCGATGCATAAAATCCATCTGCCAAAGACGGTCTTTACCGTGCACATAACCCCAGGCTGCCATGAGATTTTTTTCACCATTTGCCCGAATATGCGAGACATCGAAATTGTCCCGGGTGATCACAGCGCCTTGCTCGCCCACTTTCAAAAGAGAAGTTGGTGTCTCAGGACGCTTTGGAGTCCGAGCATCCAAGCTGCAAGCAGCGGTGGCTAAAGCCAGTAGAACAACCAGAGACTTAGAATTGAATTCCATCAAACGACGACACCTTGGTGTGAGAATCAGAGGCTACGATACTCTCATCACGAACCAATTGGGTGGCTTGATAGCCAGCAGCGACTGCTGCATCAAGCTCCTCGGCAACATCAGAGAGAAAGAGAATAGCTTTAGGCACAACACCCATGGACTGAGCTATCCGCTTGTAAGAATCCGCCTCACGCTTGTGACCCGAGGTGGTATCGAAGTAACCAGAAAAAATCGAAGTTAAATCACCGGCCATAGAATGACCAAACAAAAGCTTCTGAGCATAGATTGAACCTGAAGAGTAAACGAAAAGTTTGAGGCCCTCAGTATTCCAGCGCTTTAAAGCCTCTACAGCATCGTCGTAGATATGCCCTTTGAGCGCGCCCGAGCGATAGCCATCTTCCCAAATCAAGCCCTG
It contains:
- the mtnC gene encoding acireductone synthase, with protein sequence MKIQAVLTDIEGTTSSIAFVHQTLFPYARQHMSEFITKHELRDDVAKLLGAARLEGGLSAGDDVLALLLGWMDEDKKVTSLKALQGLIWEDGYRSGALKGHIYDDAVEALKRWNTEGLKLFVYSSGSIYAQKLLFGHSMAGDLTSIFSGYFDTTSGHKREADSYKRIAQSMGVVPKAILFLSDVAEELDAAVAAGYQATQLVRDESIVASDSHTKVSSFDGIQF